In Romeriopsis navalis LEGE 11480, one genomic interval encodes:
- a CDS encoding response regulator, translating to MKLVQNGGVRPNSFDNNFKRLSVEQVSMVQSYPAAAIEILLVEDSPSDATLTMRNLEQSKLTNRVTWLEDGETAMRYLRQTGEYTQSLRPDLVLLDLNLPGLDGREVLHEIKTDPHLRTIPVVVLTTSAREADILAAYEMNVNCYITKPVDIQQFIQVIQLINDFWLTIVKLPPT from the coding sequence ATGAAGTTGGTGCAGAATGGTGGTGTGCGACCAAATTCATTTGACAACAACTTCAAGCGATTATCTGTGGAGCAAGTGAGTATGGTTCAGTCATATCCGGCAGCGGCGATCGAGATTCTGTTAGTTGAGGATTCGCCCAGTGATGCGACCTTGACCATGCGGAATCTGGAACAGAGTAAATTGACGAACCGCGTGACTTGGCTGGAAGACGGTGAAACCGCAATGCGCTATCTCCGTCAAACCGGGGAATATACCCAATCACTGCGGCCGGATCTGGTGTTGCTAGATTTGAATCTACCGGGACTCGATGGGCGTGAGGTATTGCATGAAATTAAGACCGATCCGCACTTGCGAACCATTCCCGTGGTCGTCTTGACCACATCAGCCCGCGAAGCGGATATTCTGGCAGCCTACGAGATGAATGTGAATTGCTACATTACTAAGCCGGTCGATATTCAACAATTTATTCAAGTAATTCAGTTGATTAATGACTTTTGGCTGACGATCGTCAAGCTACCCCCAACCTAA
- a CDS encoding hybrid sensor histidine kinase/response regulator: protein MSVTMQPPTQILLVEDSPSDLDMLKRTFSQSIDHTWYLADVDSLDEAILACRSYAAISPDASTFDVVLLDLGLPDSTGLETLMQFRAAVPDTPIVVLTGLDDDEIALQSISAGAQDYLVKGQITLQRLHHTLRFAMERQQTLLKLQQNEARSRRDLAMVQELDKFQLDFVGVVSQEFRELLGVISNAVELLRTLLVGAIDTKIEGFINQIQRSSSYMVEFIHDVVICNYVQSLQLMPMFATCDVGSLARLLVQSARAGLKPNQSIMFQSSGDLTQIQTDRMLLEHILNYLIANAIQYSSAGGDIQLDVQLDLGQMVISVRDHGIGIPVADQPEIWTGFRRGSNVGELSGTGLGLTIVKRCVDLLNGEVVLTSQINQGTMVQVILPMLDVLSIADTSLSTN from the coding sequence ATGAGCGTTACAATGCAACCCCCGACCCAAATTTTGCTGGTTGAAGATAGTCCGAGTGATCTGGATATGCTCAAGCGGACATTTTCCCAATCGATTGATCACACCTGGTACTTAGCCGATGTGGACAGTTTGGATGAGGCGATTTTGGCCTGCCGCAGCTATGCCGCAATTTCCCCCGATGCGAGTACTTTTGATGTGGTGTTGCTGGATTTGGGGTTGCCTGATTCGACTGGGCTAGAAACTTTGATGCAATTTCGAGCCGCGGTGCCGGATACGCCGATCGTGGTGTTGACTGGGCTGGATGATGATGAGATTGCTTTGCAGTCGATTAGTGCGGGGGCGCAGGATTATTTGGTGAAAGGGCAGATCACGCTACAGCGGCTGCATCATACGTTGCGGTTTGCGATGGAACGGCAGCAGACGTTACTGAAGCTGCAGCAAAATGAGGCGCGTTCCCGCCGCGACTTAGCGATGGTGCAGGAATTGGACAAATTTCAGCTGGACTTTGTCGGTGTGGTTTCGCAAGAGTTTCGCGAGTTATTAGGGGTGATTTCTAATGCTGTGGAGTTATTGCGCACGCTATTAGTTGGGGCGATCGATACCAAAATTGAAGGCTTCATCAATCAAATTCAGCGATCGTCGAGTTACATGGTGGAGTTCATCCACGATGTGGTGATCTGCAACTATGTACAATCGTTGCAATTGATGCCCATGTTCGCGACTTGTGATGTGGGCAGCCTTGCTCGATTGTTGGTTCAATCTGCGCGTGCAGGGCTGAAACCGAATCAGTCTATTATGTTTCAGTCATCGGGAGATCTAACGCAAATACAGACCGATCGCATGTTGCTCGAGCACATCTTAAATTACCTCATTGCAAATGCCATCCAATATTCATCAGCGGGCGGCGATATTCAATTGGATGTGCAGTTAGATCTGGGCCAAATGGTAATTTCCGTGCGTGATCACGGCATCGGGATTCCGGTCGCTGACCAACCGGAAATATGGACCGGGTTTAGGCGTGGGAGTAATGTGGGTGAATTATCGGGTACGGGCTTGGGTTTGACTATCGTCAAGCGTTGTGTGGATCTGTTAAATGGGGAGGTTGTCCTAACGAGTCAGATCAACCAAGGCACGATGGTGCAAGTTATATTGCCGATGCTTGACGTCTTATCGATCGCCGACACGTCACTTTCGACGAATTAA
- a CDS encoding glutathione peroxidase: protein MTQNISDIAVKTLTGEAKKMSDYAGSVLLLVNVASYCGYTGQYTGLEALNQKFAAQGLKVIGIPCNDFGAQEPDSNEQIATFCDTKYGVTFDMLDKVKILGGDKHPLYAALTTAVEPQGDVKWNFEKFLVDRQGNVVGRYPSSTTPEALESIISQAL, encoded by the coding sequence ATGACTCAAAATATTTCTGACATCGCCGTTAAGACCCTCACGGGTGAAGCGAAAAAAATGAGTGACTATGCTGGTAGCGTTTTGCTGCTGGTGAATGTGGCTTCTTACTGTGGCTATACGGGCCAATACACTGGACTTGAAGCGCTGAATCAGAAATTTGCCGCGCAAGGCTTGAAAGTGATTGGTATTCCTTGCAATGATTTTGGGGCACAGGAACCCGATAGCAATGAGCAAATTGCGACTTTCTGCGATACGAAGTATGGCGTCACCTTCGATATGTTGGATAAAGTCAAAATCCTGGGTGGTGATAAGCATCCACTCTATGCGGCTTTAACCACAGCAGTTGAGCCTCAAGGCGATGTGAAATGGAACTTCGAAAAGTTCTTGGTCGATCGTCAGGGGAATGTTGTAGGACGCTATCCTAGCAGCACGACGCCGGAAGCCTTGGAGTCGATTATTAGCCAAGCACTTTAG